In Vicugna pacos chromosome 10, VicPac4, whole genome shotgun sequence, the following proteins share a genomic window:
- the POLA2 gene encoding DNA polymerase alpha subunit B isoform X1, translating to MAVSAQLLVQELQIFGLECEEALIERLAELCILYGQNEEGMVGELIAFCTSTHKDCLTSEVLNSFEHEFLSKRLSKAGHTASRDSGHAGARDIVSIQELIEVEEEEETLLNSYTTPSKGSQKRAIATPETPLTKRSVSARSPHQLLSPSSFSPSATPSQKYNSRSNGGEVVTSFGSAQGVSWSGRRGASNVSLKILGSPEPLTRSYKLMFQKLLDIREVLTYKIEELGSELKEHYKIEAFTPLLVPAQEPVTLLGQIGCDSNGKLNHKSVILEGDREHSSGAQIPVDLSELKEYSLFPGQVVVVEGTNTTGRKLVATRLYEGVPLPFHQPTEEAGDSEQIMVLVACGPYTTSDSITFDPLLDLIAVINRDRPDVCILFGPFLDAKHEQVESCLLTSPFEDVFKQCLRTIIEGTRSSGSHLVFVPSLRDVHHEPVYPQPPFSCPDLPREDKKRVQFVSEPCTLSINEVIFGLTSTDLLFHMGAEEISSSSGTSDRFSRILKHILTQRSYYPLYPPQEDVAIDYEHLYACAQLPVTPDVFITPSELRYFVKDVLGCICVNPGRLTKGQVGGTFGRLYIRRQPADSGEGRRSPCAAAQVVRI from the exons ATGGCTGTGTCCGCCCAGCTCTTGGTGCAGGAGTTGCAGATCTTCGGCCTAGAATGCGAAGAGGCTCTGATTGAGAGAT tggcagagctgtgcaTTCTATACGGGCAGAATGAGGAGGGGATGGTGGGCGAGCTGATAGCCTTCTGCACGAGCACTCACAAAGACTGCCTCACCTCAGAGGTCCTGAACTCTTTTGAACATGAG TTTCTGAGCAAAAGGCTGTCCAAAGCTGGGCACACTGCCTCCAGGGACAGCGGGCACGCAGGAGCCAGAGACATTGTTTCCATACAAGAGCT AATtgaagtggaggaggaagaggagaccctCTTGAACTCTTACACCACCCCCTCTAAG gGTTCTCAGAAGCGAGCTATCGCCACCCCAGAAACCCCCCTCACAAAGAGGAGCGTGTCTGCCCGGAGCCCCCATCAGCTCCTCTCGCCATCGAGTTTCTCTCCAAG CGCTACTCCCTCTCAGAAATACAACTCGAGAAGTAACGGAGGAGAGGTGGTTACCTCCTTTGGCTCAGCGCAGGGGGTATCTTGGTCTGGGAGAAGAGGAGCCAGTAACGTCAGCCTGAAGATCTTGGGGTCTCCAGAGCCACTAACCAGGAGCTACAAATTGATGTTTCAGAAGCTCCTAGACATTCGAGAag TTCTGACCTATAAGATAGAAGAACTTGGCAGTGAACTCAAGGAACATTACAAGATTGAGGCTTTTACTCCTCTTCTAGTCCCAGCACAA GAGCCCGTCACTCTGCTGGGCCAGATCGGCTGTGACAGCAACGGGAAGCTGAACCATAAGTCGGTGATTCTTGAGGGAGACCGGGAACACTCCTCAGGCGCTCAGATCCCAGTGGATCTCTCTGAGCTCAAAGAATATTCTCTGTTTCCTGGACAG GTTGTGGTTGTGGAAGGAACCAACACCACTGGTAGAAAACTTGTTGCCACCAGACTCTACGAG GGCGTGCCGCTTCCATTCCATCAGCCCACTGAGGAGGCTGGAG ATTCTGAGCAGATCATGGTCCTGGTGGCCTGTGGACCGTACACCACGTCTGACAGCATCACATTTGACCCCCTGCTTGACCTGATCGCCGTCATCAACCGAGACCGGCCGGATGTCTGCATCCTG TTTGGACCTTTCCTGGATGCTAAGCATGAACAGGTTGAG AGCTGTCTACTGACAAGCCCATTTGAGGATGTTTTCAAGCAATGTCTACGAACAATTATCGAAGGGACACGAAG CTCCGGCTCCCACCTGGTCTTCGTCCCGTCGCTAAGAGACGTGCACCACGAGCCCGTGTACCCACAGCCTCCCTTCAGCTGCCCCGACCTGCCTCGAGAGGACAAAAAG CGCGTGCAGTTTGTGTCTGAGCCCTGCACCCTCTCCATAAATGAAGTGATCTTTGGCCTGACGTCCACCGATCTGCTGTTCCACATGGGGGCTGAGGAGATCAGTAG ttCTTCTGGAACTTCAGACAGATTCAGCCGAATACTCAAGCACATCCTGACCCAGAGGAG cTACTACCCACTCTACCCGCCCCAGGAGGATGTGGCCATTGACTACGAACATCtctatgcctgtgcacagctgcCCGTCACCCCAGATGTCTTCATCACCCCTTCCGAGCTGAGATACTTCGTGAAG